In Nocardioides luti, the DNA window CCAACGGCCGCGCGCCGCTGCTGGACCGCGCGGTGACCGTCCCGGGCCTCTGCCGCGACGGGAGCGAGCGCCTCGTCGAGCTCACGATCGCGGCGCACCGCCTGGCCGACGGACGGCACGTCTTCGTCGCCGACCTGCGCCTGCCCGAGGCGGTCCCCGACGCCGCGTCCGCCTGACGCGGCCCCTGGGCGCGCGCCGCGCCAGCGGTCGCGGGGCGGACCCCCGGCCGCGGACGGACGGGCCGCCGGTAGGTTCCCCCCGTGGCCCTCAAGGACGTCGTCGCGACGCTCACCCCCCGTGTCCAGGCAACCGTGCTGCGCGGCATGCTCGCGCTCCCCGAGCCGGTGCAGCGCCGGCTGGTCGGGAAGCCGGTCGTCCGCGACGGCCAGACCCTCGCGACCGACGTCCAGCTCAGCCTGTGGCTGCAGAAGCTCGCCAAGGAGCCGGGCGCCGAGACCCTGCCGATGGAGGAGGGCCGCGCGGCGCTGCGCCGGCACGCCGCAGCGGCCGGTGGGCGCCAGCCGATCGGCTCGGTCCGCGACCTGACCGTGGCGGACCTGCCCGCGCGGCTCTACGTGCCCACCGGGGCCCCGGCCACCGGGCCGCTGCTGGTGTTCTTCCACGGCGGCGGCTTCATGCACGGCGACCTCGAGTCGCACGACGCCGCCTGCCGCTTCCTCGCCGAGCGCAGCGGCGTGCGCATCGTGGCGGTCGACTACCGCCTGGCCCCCGAGGCGCAGTTCCCCGCGGCGTACGACGACGCGTGCGCGGCGTACCGCTGGGTGGTCGCGAACGCCGCCTCGCTCGGCGGCGACCCGGCCCGGCTCGCGGTCGGCGGCGACTCCGCGGGCGGCACGCTCTCGGCCGGCGTCGCGCTCGTGGCCGCGCGCGAGGGCCTGCCGCTGGCGTTCCAGCTGCTGGTCTACCCCGCCAGCGACGGCGTGCGGCGCACCTCGAGCGCGGAGCTGTTCAGCGAGGGGTTCTACCTGACCCGGGCCTACATGGAGCTCGCCAACGACAGCTACATGCCGGCGGGCGGCGACTTCACGGACCCGCGCTACTCACCGCTCTACGCCGACATCCCCGCCGGGGTGGCTCCCGCGTTCGTCGCCACGGCCGGCTTCGACCCGCTGCGCGACGAGGGCGAGGCCTACGCCCGCAAGCTCGCCGAGGCGGGCGTGCGGGTGGAGCTCAAGAGGTACCCCGGCCTCATCCACGGCTTCCTCAACATCGTCGGCGTCGGCCGCAGCTCGAAGGCCGCGGTCGCCGAGCTGGCCGCCAAGCTCAAGGCCGCCCTCGGTGGTTGAGGCCCGCTAGAGCTCCGGGCGCCAGCGACGCAGCGCCTCGGTCAGCGCGACGGAGTCGACGGCCCTCGAGGTGACGACGACCGGCTCGAGGCTGCGGCGCAGGAAGCGGACCTGCCAGTCGCGGCTGCCGGGCTGGCCCTCGGTCTCGACCACGGTGCGCTCGTCGCGGAGGTCGAAGCGGTGGTGGTGGTCGCCGTCGACGATGTCGACCAGACCGCGGTCGAGGCGGACGTACGACGTGCGCGGACGGGTCACCACCGCGACGAGCACCAGCAGCACGGTGAGGCCGGCCCCGCCGGCGATGACGGGCACCGCGAGCGCCGTGCCGACGGCGTATGCCGTGACGAGGGCCGCCACGAGCGCCCCGACGGCCGCGACGCGGGCTATCCGGCTGCGCGGTGAGCCGAAGGTCAGCACGGCGTCGGCGTCGTCGGGGGTGTCCGCCGAGCGGCGGCCCCCGACCGGGTCGCCGGCGGGCAGGCCGGTGCCGGCGCGGTCGGCGACGGCGTCGTCACCCTGGAGGTCGGCGTTCAGCGGCGGGTGCGGCGGGAGCACGACGGCCTCGGGACGCTGCCACCAGTGCCGCCGGACCGTGAGCTCGTCGAGGAGCAGCGCACGGGTCTCGGCGAGGGCGTGCGCGAGGTCGCGGGCCCGCTCCTCGGCCGCCCGGCGCTCGCGCAGGGCCTCCTCGGCGACCTCGGTCTGACGGCGTACGGCGGCCTCGACCGCGCTCCGCTCCATCGCGCGCTTCTCGGCCTTCTCCTCCGCGATCGCGCGCAGGCGGGCCTGCTCGGCGACCGCCTCCTCCGCGTCGGTGCGGGCGGTGAACGCGACCCGGATCTCGTCGGCGTGCGCGGCGGCGGCGGCCGCGGCCTGGTCGACGACCTCGCGGGTGCGGACCTCGGCGCTCTCGCGGTCGGCCGCGGAGCGCGAGGCGCTCTCGGCCTGGCTGCGCGCCTCCTCCTCGGCGGCGTGGCGGTCGGCCAGGGCGACCCGGGCGACCTCCTCGGCGGCGGCCCGCGCCTCGGCGTGCTCCTGGGCGACGGCGTCCGCGGCGGCCCGGGCCTCCTCGGCGGCCCGCGCCTCCCGGCTGCGCAGCTCGGCGGCCTGGTGGGCGGCGTGCTCGGCCTGAGCGGCCATCGCCGCGGCGTCGGCGAGCTCGCGGAAGCGGGCCTCCGCGGCCTCGCGGTCGGCGAGCGCCTGCTCGGCGCGCGCGGCCTGGTCGCGGGCGGCCTGCTCGGCGGCGGCCCGCTCCGACTGCGCCTCGCGGGCGACCTCGGCGGCGGCCTGCGCGGCCTCCTCGGCGGCGGCGCGCTTCTCGGCCTGCTCCGCGGCGACGTGCTCGGCCATCGCCCGGTCGTCGTGGGCGACGGAGGCCCGGTCGGCGTGCTCGGCGGCGGTCTCGTCGGCGGCGATCCGGGCCTCGGTGGCGGTGCGGGTGGCCTCGGCTAGATCGGTGGCGGCGCGGTGCGCGGCCTCCTCGGCGGCCGCGGCGAGTCCGGCGGCGACGGCCTGCTCGCGGGCGGCGTTCTCGGCGGAGGTCCGCTCGACGAGGGCCTGCTCGGCCCGGTCGGCCTGCACGCGGGCGGCCTCCTCGGCCGCGGTCCGGGCCCGGTGGGCGGCGCCGGCCTGCTGGGCGTGGTAGCCGGCCGACTGGTCGGCCTCGGCGCGAGCCGCCGCCTGCTCTGCGGCGGCCTGCTCGGCCGCCGTACGCCCGTCGTGCGCACCGCTCGCCAGCTCCGCCTGCCGGGAGGCGGCCTCGTCCGCGGCGATGCGGGCCTCGGTGGCGATGCGGGTCGCGTCGGCCAGCTCGGTGGCGGCCCGGTGGGCGGCCTCCTCGGCGGCGGCCGCGGTGGCGGCGGCAGCGGCCTGCTCGCGAGCGGCTTCCTCGGCGGCGGTGCGCTCGGCCAGGGCCTGCTCCGCGCGCTCGGCGGCGGCCCGGGCGGCGTCCTCGGCGGCCCGGCGCTCGGCGGCTGCCCGGTGCGCGGTCTCCGACTGCTCGCGCGCGGCCTGCTCCGCGGCGGCCCGGGCCTCGGCCTGCTCGGTCGCGGCCTGCTCGGCGGCGCTCCGCGCGTCGGCGTGCTCCCCGGCCGCGGTCTCGGCGGCCTCGCGCGCCGCGACCGCGGATCGTACGGCGGCAGCATGCTCGTCCGCG includes these proteins:
- a CDS encoding alpha/beta hydrolase, with protein sequence MALKDVVATLTPRVQATVLRGMLALPEPVQRRLVGKPVVRDGQTLATDVQLSLWLQKLAKEPGAETLPMEEGRAALRRHAAAAGGRQPIGSVRDLTVADLPARLYVPTGAPATGPLLVFFHGGGFMHGDLESHDAACRFLAERSGVRIVAVDYRLAPEAQFPAAYDDACAAYRWVVANAASLGGDPARLAVGGDSAGGTLSAGVALVAAREGLPLAFQLLVYPASDGVRRTSSAELFSEGFYLTRAYMELANDSYMPAGGDFTDPRYSPLYADIPAGVAPAFVATAGFDPLRDEGEAYARKLAEAGVRVELKRYPGLIHGFLNIVGVGRSSKAAVAELAAKLKAALGG